Part of the Paenibacillus guangzhouensis genome is shown below.
GCCATCTACCACGTCGACGACACGGTAATTGCTTGTCTTCCATTCGGCTTCTTTCGTGACGTCTTTCTTCGTCTTGCCGTCTGAGAACGTTACTGTTAGTGTTACATCGACCGATGCTGGCGCATTTGGATCCTCGCTTTTGCTCTTGAGCGATAAGAACTTCTTCGATAGCTCGATCTTCTGAACGATTTCTACCTCAACCGGGATCGTAACCGATTTACCGCCGTATTTTGCCGTAATCGTTGCTTTACCAGAGGAGAGAGCTGTAATCGTACCATTCGATACAGTAGCGACTTTCTCACTGCTGGAGCTCCATTCTGCTTTATCGGCGATCGTCTCATTCTTGTTGCCTGCCGCATCCCATGAAGTTAGTTTCACGGTTGCCGTCTCATTAATCATCATGTAGATCAATTTTTTATCAGCTTCTAGTTTGTCAGACTTCGCGACATCTATTTTCACAGTTGTTGACTTCGTGCCGTACTTCACAGTAATTGTAGCTGATCCCTTGTCCAAGGCTGTAATAGTTGCTTTGCCTGTTACGGCATCATAGGCTACCTCTACAACTTTTTCATCGCTGGAGGACCATACGGCTGACTTATCTTTTAATTCAGTACCCGTGTTGCTGTTCCCCTTTAAAGCGATGGCGAATAACGTTTTTGTTCCTTTTGGATCCAGAGAAATGGATTTGATCTCTTCTTGCGTTGTCATATCTTCAACGATTTTCACCTTACGCGGTACTTCAATACTAGCTGTGAATGAGATTGACTTCCCGCTGTAAGTTGCGGTGATTTTTGATTCGCCTTGTCCATACGGCGTAATTTTTGCTAATCCGTTCTCCATGCTCACAATCGCGATATCTTCATTGCTGGATGTCCAGGTTGCCTTCGATGTAATATCGCTTGCTGTGCCGTCTGCGAAGTAGGATTGAAGTTTCACGGTAATAGGCTTTGTTTTGTCCTCAAAAGCAACGGAATCTTCAATAACGGAATCAACTCCGTTTACAACATTGCGAACTTCGAAGCGGCGAGGGACTTCCACATCAACATTCAATGTGACTTCTTTTTCACCGTACTTGGCTTTGACCGTTGCGGAGCCTGTCTTCAGCGCCGTAATTTTACCTTTATAGACGCTGACGATTTTCTCATCGCTGGAAGTCCAGTTCGCAGCGGTTGTAACGTCTTCAGGCTTAGCTGGAGCTTCAGCATAAGTCGCTTGGAGTTTCACATCGTACACGTCGTTGACCTTGAGATAAAGGTTCTGTACGCTGAGCTCGAGCTTGCTTGTGCGATCCACATCGACTTTGATATCGATCGTCTTGGTGCCGTATTCTGCCGTCAATGTAGCTTGACCGGCGC
Proteins encoded:
- a CDS encoding Ig-like domain-containing protein, whose translation is MKQLKVLLCMILMLGMVSWAKPAAAADPVYLVNLVFSSTNISIETGNTQTVKATAVYSDGSSKDVTLATEWKSGNTNVATINNGVITAVNEGTTMISGSFPIGGTNPQVKTLEVNVTKKVNSLTADLQRVDLRSNMTQAVVLTANYLNGNTDDKVASKAEWTTANNKIATVSNGVITGHDSGTTTVTAKFGNQSVTIEVNVDVVRRLDTPTPEISMLLAEKTKDIVVSATFIDGSEDKDISKKATWKSSNERIADVVGGKINVYSAGQATLTAEYGTKTIDIKVDVDRTSKLELSVQNLYLKVNDVYDVKLQATYAEAPAKPEDVTTAANWTSSDEKIVSVYKGKITALKTGSATVKAKYGEKEVTLNVDVEVPRRFEVRNVVNGVDSVIEDSVAFEDKTKPITVKLQSYFADGTASDITSKATWTSSNEDIAIVSMENGLAKITPYGQGESKITATYSGKSISFTASIEVPRKVKIVEDMTTQEEIKSISLDPKGTKTLFAIALKGNSNTGTELKDKSAVWSSSDEKVVEVAYDAVTGKATITALDKGSATITVKYGTKSTTVKIDVAKSDKLEADKKLIYMMINETATVKLTSWDAAGNKNETIADKAEWSSSSEKVATVSNGTITALSSGKATITAKYGGKSVTIPVEVEIVQKIELSKKFLSLKSKSEDPNAPASVDVTLTVTFSDGKTKKDVTKEAEWKTSNYRVVDVVDGKVTPVGFGKAKITAKYGTKSLTLDVEVDQLKYLKTNVVNLSLKSSDKSYTVEATAYYADGSKLDVSAAGLWKSSNIKVADIIDGIISVNGKGKATLTVTYGGKNTKIYLVVQ